From Candidatus Nucleicultrix amoebiphila FS5, a single genomic window includes:
- a CDS encoding UDP-glucose dehydrogenase family protein translates to MRISVIGTGYVGLVSGTCFAEFGVHVTCVDKDQTKIEALKRGIIPIYEPGLEQLVTDNVKAGRLEFSTDLKASVKEADIVFIAVGTPTRRGGGHADLSYVFAAAEEIGQSLEGYTIIATKSTVPVGTGRKVEEILKKTNPKAEFDVVSNPEFLREGSAIEDFMRPDRVVIGCSSARAEELMRQLYRPLYLIETPLVMTSLETAELTKYASNAFLATKIAFINEIADLCEKTGADVQAVAKGMGLDKRIGGKFLHAGPGYGGSCFPKDTLALAQTANDYGSPLIIVDTVVSSNDKRKKQMVNKIIAACGGTVQGKSIAVLGVTFKPNTDDMRESPSLDIIPGLQKQGAEVRAYDPKGMEEAKELLPNVMWFEDPYAPMKKAEAVVILTEWNEFRALDLDRMKNELKTPMVIDLRNIYKADEMAQAGLDYVSIGRTPVYKTKEGLRAVI, encoded by the coding sequence ATGCGCATTTCAGTTATTGGCACAGGATATGTAGGCCTAGTTTCTGGCACGTGCTTTGCAGAATTTGGTGTTCATGTAACTTGTGTAGACAAAGATCAAACAAAAATCGAAGCTCTTAAAAGAGGGATTATTCCGATTTATGAACCTGGATTAGAGCAGCTGGTAACAGATAATGTTAAAGCGGGACGTCTCGAATTTTCAACTGACCTCAAGGCGTCTGTAAAAGAAGCGGATATCGTGTTTATAGCAGTAGGGACACCGACGCGTCGTGGTGGCGGTCATGCAGATCTTTCTTATGTATTTGCGGCTGCTGAGGAAATTGGCCAATCCTTAGAGGGATATACTATTATTGCGACTAAATCCACTGTACCTGTAGGGACAGGCCGAAAGGTTGAGGAGATTTTAAAAAAGACCAATCCTAAGGCAGAGTTTGATGTTGTCTCCAATCCCGAGTTTTTAAGAGAAGGGTCGGCGATTGAAGATTTTATGAGACCTGATCGTGTGGTAATTGGCTGCAGTAGTGCACGTGCCGAAGAATTGATGCGTCAGCTTTATCGTCCTTTATACCTTATTGAAACACCTTTGGTGATGACGAGCCTAGAGACAGCTGAGCTTACGAAGTATGCATCAAATGCTTTTCTGGCGACTAAAATAGCCTTCATCAATGAAATTGCAGATTTATGTGAAAAAACTGGTGCCGATGTGCAAGCAGTTGCAAAGGGTATGGGATTAGATAAACGGATTGGTGGTAAGTTTCTTCATGCGGGCCCAGGTTATGGAGGCTCATGTTTTCCGAAGGACACCTTGGCGCTGGCCCAAACAGCAAATGATTATGGTTCTCCCTTGATCATTGTAGACACTGTTGTTTCAAGTAATGATAAACGTAAAAAACAAATGGTGAATAAAATTATTGCAGCTTGTGGTGGAACTGTTCAAGGAAAGAGCATTGCGGTTTTAGGGGTTACTTTTAAGCCAAATACGGATGATATGAGAGAAAGTCCGAGTTTAGACATTATACCAGGACTTCAAAAACAGGGAGCTGAAGTACGAGCCTATGATCCAAAAGGAATGGAAGAAGCCAAAGAGCTTTTGCCTAATGTTATGTGGTTTGAAGATCCGTATGCGCCTATGAAAAAAGCTGAAGCTGTAGTGATTCTTACGGAATGGAACGAATTTCGTGCGTTGGATCTTGATCGCATGAAAAATGAACTTAAAACTCCGATGGTCATTGACTTGCGCAATATATATAAGGCCGATGAAATGGCACAGGCAGGATTAGATTATGTGTCGATCGGTAGAACTCCTGTGTACAAAACGAAAGAAGGCTTAAGGGCCGTCATATAG